The following DNA comes from Watersipora subatra chromosome 8, tzWatSuba1.1, whole genome shotgun sequence.
tttattagtcGTGCAATGTCGGGGTTCactagtatatctatatatcgaAATTTAAAATCTGTGTGCTTGTATACTCGACAGTACCTCGACGGGTCAGAGTCTATGCTGATGGAATATAtgatatgtttcactctggacACGCTCGGCAGCTCAAACAAGTCAAGGAACTCATTCCTAACGCTTATCTCATTGTCGGAGGTAATTTTTTCAGACTCGTTAGACTAGTGATTCTTGCATCCCGGTAGAACGCAAATTGATCTGTAGGCATATAGATGTCAAGCATGCCAGAGTTATTCAGGGTGTTATTGCTGAATGACATTACTAGTGTCATTAAATTATTAATGtcattaataaaactgatctctaataataaacaataataataaaataaaaataataatgtataatatattatatatataatatattatacattattattaataatatatatataataatattatatatattattatataaatatattaataataataacaaagtcAAACCTTGGTTAATGACTTTAATCTGCCACAAAGGCTGTTCAAAAAGCGATTTGTGCAAAATCCAAAGTTAATTTTACAGTATAGTTAACGTAAATGATTTTAATCTATTGCAAGTCTAGAAAACAAtgtttgaaagcatattttacaCCTCAAATCACAATCACTGTTCCAAAGTTAATGTGGGGCATATGAATACAATGCAGACTTTTCATTATTATCTGCTCTAACTTTGCATTACAAATATCTGCCATGTTGGGTAACCATAACAACATCGTGTGGTGACTACACGGGATAAAAATGTTTAAGAATGGCTACCAACAAAAGTACTTTTGTCTCACATTCACGCATTTGCTAATTGTTGATTTGCCATTGTAATTCATAGATTCGTGTTGTGCCAAAATAATTAACGCCATATTTCACAGTTTGGAGCATGCTTGCGTTTTTTTCcaaaaatgtcttttttgtttttctaacaTCTAAATCATTGATTGCAAAtcaatgatttaaatcattgaATCACAATCAATGATTCTACTATGATAATCAGGGGCGGATTTACTGTGgtgcatatggtgcaaatgcaccaccataaatatggcaaaaaattaaaaaaaaaagatttaaaatccatcaagaattgagtaaattacaattcatttcactgagaacttgctttgggaggaaatgaacaaaaacagcCTAGTAGAGCTCGTTATAATgaaccagttttaataacattgacctgaatttgtttagcttataaacaaatgagagcggtcccaataaacatccccaattgagccacaacttTTTCGAAAGAAGcactacaagcaattttaaaagcaaaatgtctcaaaagGAAGGTCAAGAACGAACTTTGGATCATTTCTTTCGACGACAAAACATTAATTCAAAAAAGTATGCCctaatatgtctgttttataatagcatcgTTATGTAGCTAATACTACGAAACATTTTTTGTGGTAGTTTGCAGAAATGATGGCTAATTTCTGTACAGCCAAACCGAATGGCTGTTGAGGTgttgtgattgattttgtcttgattttattttattgcacaaatgtttgttaactttttgtttacatgtaatcttgatatacatagtataagaaacattataaaacaccaatttaattaatcttatctaatgtcaatttttacctctaaacttgctgtttgctgcaaataaatgattacacttttttgggCTCAAACACGCCTCTCCTTCATTGTAAGatgcctaaatttcaaaaagttctGCTAACGCAGGGCCAGGTAAGGAGGTGGCCCCGCGCACCCCCTTTCACTCTAGATctattacacaaattttgcacctCACACTTTTTTCCTAGATCCGCCACTGATAATGTCCTTCTAACATGCGGTCAGTTATTTTTTTATGTGGCTTTTCTTTACCGACTTCTGTATCGATGCCTAGTGGCCTTGACGATGGacttgcaaacaacaggtttggttaaattaacaaaaaaatccGCTAGGTGATATCCAACCTTGAATTgttctctgcaactgggcatgtctccagttgttCAGATTCCCTAGCTACTGGACTCAGACACGTCTAACCAAAATCACGGAGCCATTGTTTATGTaccaaaacttttaaaacatacaCAGCCTCTGCTTCCAGTAAGCTAAGTAGACATCGTACTTGATCTTCTACATTGGCTTTTAGTGGTCAACGATGAGCTGACGCAGTTCATGAAAGGAAGGACGGTGATGAATGAGACAGAGAGGTACGAGGCTGTCAGACACTGTCGATACGTTGATGAAGTGAAGAGAGACGCTCCATGGTGTTGCTCCGATGAATTTCTCAAAGCCAATAAGGTCAGTGTTTTCATGTAATACAATACAATGTGgaaataaaacaatttgtgacagattttttactaaaaaattctttaaataacagtcatgtaaaaatatttggagCCACTTACTATAATTTACTActtctaaaaaataaaatacattagtaaaatacataataaaacttagcttcaagtgagagttttttaattttgtgtagTTTATATTAAgtcaatattatatttgattttcttGATTGATCCTTTGTCCCAAGCGCGCGCAAATGCTGCCCAATTTTTATTTTCCACTTTCAATAGGTCTGAATACCTTCGAATAGAAAGAGTTGAGAAAATGggctgtttttttttgtatttttagtcTAGCTGTACATGAAAGATTCTGTATGTACCAGTTAAccatctatatgtatatttctcaaagtatatcGTGTATCGTATATATGTCGGTTTTCCacctatagatcttaaaatctttaaaCAAATATTCCGTACCAAAgaggattcgatctcggaccaagccgTTCACAACTCTTACAcctagcccactggactatgGACGTGGAATTGATAGTCAgccaatataaggcattataaGAGAGCAATACCTTACTGCTTTACGtgtgacgcgggtcatagcatgtcacgagaagctgttcactcacattattaaactgcctaatagcaaaactctcactacttctcattgtttataaggcaaaaaacttttctcatgatatgtagtttgaaagttagaatggcaaatgttgtaatatgttgaaaacaaatcaattttctgtccaaatactcttctattacacgggcaacgccgggtggcacacctagtaattatataaatttaacaaaaaacgaATTAAGATTTAATCAATGTTCAACTCTGCTGACTTTTGCAAGAGTtcaatagtaatatattattgctgtattataatgctataatacaataatatatatttttttgttcGATCTTTAAAGGATGCTGAGGTGCGTTAGTTTTACCCTCTCATGTTTGTCAACTAAATATTTGCAAGTAATTCCATAGAATTGCGCATATATTAATAGAATAAATAAAACGTAAAGTTGCTAACTCCCCCTGTAATTTTACTCTTGTGATAACCATTTTCGAGATAAAACATCAAATTATCGGTCGATTGGAGTTATTTGTTTTATCTTGACTTCGATGCCAATGAGCTTATAATTAATATGAACTACCATATCGTGGCCTGGGCGCAAAATAGTTGTAACTTCCCTTAACTTAACTTGTAATGTTCATGAATTATATAAACTGAAAGTCGTATTCTATGTGCTTCTTGCCAATCTTTTGTTTACAGTTTGACTTCCTGGCACACGATGATGCACCATACGTGTCAAAAGACAGTGACGATGTCTATGCTTTCGCTAAAGAGCGAGGAATGTTTCTCGCTACGCAGCGGACAGAAGGTATGAGTTTATCTCGCAGACCGTTACCGAAGGTTTTTTTTCCATGTATATGGTAGTTTGGTAGCCTGTGTATGCTGTTTAATTCTATCCCTTTGAAAATGTCAACTATGCAGTTGAATGAAGCtttgaattttgattttatgaTTTGACagataatttgtatttaacgaTTTCAGGGATCTCTACAACCGATGTCATAGCCCGTATCATAAAGGACTATGACGTCTATGTACGGAGAAATCTGTCTAGGGGTTATTCAAGGGAGGAACTTAATGTGGGATATTTGCGAGTGAGTTTTCATGTCAAATGTTACAAGTTACTGACATTTTTTAAGATAAAGCCACATTTTTGAGCTAAGTGAAAATCTATTATTATGCATGAATGGGTGGTTGAAACAGACACGTGGAGCTAAATTTAAATTGAAAGTACCATGTCTTCTTTCATATTTTACGGTTGTCTAAGTAAATTTAAAGTTATACATAGAATGTTTAGAGCTAGAAAACATTACTAGTGGTCAACACAGAATAAGCAAGCCGGTATTACCTTGGCTTTGATCTTGAATAGCAAGTTTCAGTTTTTATTGGCGCAACCTGAGTAAAAGTTAAGCTCTCCCTACGATTGATCTGTTTTAATTTAGTACTTTAGTAATTTAGTAATTTAGTAGATGGCGTTGGACGAGATAGTTACGACATTTCCAGCACTGGTCATAGCCTTGAGTACTACATCAATAATATTGATGTGATGAGGGACAATTTCTCACTTTTTTGATGGacaaattttttttgtgttATAATACAGTTTTGTATCTCTTTGGATGTCAATGGATTGTCAGCAGCAGTTCTTTTCAATGTTGAGCCTGTAAAATTTAGTTTGACTCTAAGAAAGCTTGGCACTAAAATGAAAGTGATGCGAAATGGTTCTTGCACCATCTGAATAATGCCCTAAGGTATTTCTTCCCTATTCGCTTTCATCACCAAACCTTCTACGACTGACAAGGGCAATCTCTCGGCCGATTACTTTGAATGAAACGGAAAGGCTCAAAACCTACTATAAAACAGCCATttggaaaaaatgaaaacaatatgttattacAAGGTCATTCTAATAAAAGTCAGTTTTCACACAACAGCAACATATAAAATGCCCACATTCATGCCCTCATGAATGTGGGCACCCTTGTTCGGCAGGCACTAGTCTAAATGTTTTAACCTTGGAATATGTTTATATGGTGGTTCAAAACACTATCTGGTGGCTCTCTCACTccgtctctctctctccctctctctccctctctctctccctctctctccctctctctccctctctctctccctctctctccatctctctccctctctctccctctctctccctctctctccctctttctctctagCATAATTGGTGGAGTTTGTTATCTAAAATCAGATTGATTCCGTGCTCTCTCTGTCTCTATATTTATTTATCCACAGATTTATGCAGACTTGTCAACTCTCTGAATTGGTTCTTATTCCGCTTCTAATGTCGTTTTTAAACAATTGAATGCTCGGTTCATCTGTCAAATCAGAAAGTGCAGTTACCATCGATAAGCATGCTAGAccattttttattgctatatcATTCTCACACCATTATTTGGAGAATATTCAGATGTTTGTCTAGTTATTTTCAAACTAGTGCCAATTTTACCCATGTTAACCTGATTTCACGACTAGGTAATGAGTGTTGCATGTTTATCAAAGCGAGATAACTTCTTGACTCGAAGTCTTACTGAATTTACAGGCGAAAAGAATTGAAGTTGGTGGTAAGTTAGATGCATGGAAGGGTAAAACGACAGACTTTATTCAGAACTGGTCAGAGAGGAGCGGGGAGTTTGTGCAGAACTTCATGGCTAATTTCCAAGGCACAGGGCCCCTGGTTAGTAGCTTCTCTGTCTATATTATACATAGAGCTTTGCgcatataataatttaattgtttgatGCCGGTTTTGAAGGTAGACAATTTGAAAATCGCCAACATTCAAAAGAAATATCACCAATCGTATAAACGATATAATTGTATGACAGTGATTCTCTCACATCTGACGGTTTTTAGACTGAGCGATGCAGGAACTCAAACACACAGACTTTCTAGTCTTATAATAAACTCATTTCATGGCCTTCACACAGGCATTCATTAAATGCATGTTTCTAATTATCatgaacacaaaacagttttttaatattaaataaacagataaatataaacaaaagtttaaaagttttttgtaataatatCGCGATAGGCCTATGTCACGAATTGTCTATAAATAGAGGATTTGCGATATATCACGAATTGTCTATAAATAGAGGATTTGCGATATATCACGAATTGTCTATAAATAGAGGATTTGCGATATATCACGAATTGTCTATAAATAGAGGAATTGCGATATATCACGAATCGTCTATAAATAGAGGATTTGCGATATATCACGAATCGTCTATAAATAGAGGATTTGCGATATATCACGAATCGTCTATAAATAGAGGATTTGCGATATATCACGAATCGTCTATAAATAGAGGATTTTCGATATATCACGAATCGTCTATAAATAGAGGATTTGCGATATATCACGAATCGTCTATAAATAGAGGATTTGCGATATATCACGAATCGTCTATAAATAGAGGATTTGCGATATATCACGAATCGTCTATAAATAGAGGATTTGCGATATATCACGAATCGTCTATAAATAGAGGATTTGCGATATATCACGAATCGTCTATAAATAGAGGATTTGCGATATATCACGAATCGTCTATAAATAGAGGATTTGCGATATATCACGAATCGTCTATAAATAGAGGATTTGCGATATATCACGAATCGTCTATAAATAGAGGATTTGCGATATATCACGAATCGTCTATAAATAGAGGATTTGCGATATATCACGAATCGTCTATAAATAGAGGATTTGCGATATGTCACGAATCGTCTATAAATAGAGGATTTGCCATGTATCACGAAACGTCTATAAATAGAGGATTTGCGATATATCACAATTCGATTCAATTTTGCAAACTTGCTATACAATGTATCTATGAATGTGAAACTGGGATAAAATTGGCCAAAAATGTGTGAACAGATAGCGTTcacgcagactaacagacaaacaatgacaaagtgagatttattaatataaacgTCTGCATGAAGGGCAAATCGAAACAACTTGTTCAAACATAATTCGATAGTGTTTACAGTAATTTTCAATGAGTTGTAATTCAATGAGCTCTCACTGTCGGTCGCTTAGCATAAACCTCTCTACTTGCCACTATCAATTGTAACTCATCGTAATATTTATGAATAACAATTAGTTCTGGAAAGTCAGTTGTAATTTAATATAAAGTCATATTTAAAGTCATATTTTCTAATAAATTATACATTGTTGTAACAGTTTCAACTTTTGCTAAATAATTAACaattatttatgtatgtatttataattgAAGAAGAGTATTTTTAGGACACAAACCCTCTTGTACTATAACTATTCTGGTGTTGAAACAGCACCAACATAGTTGAGAATCGGCATAAATGTAGCCCTGGCGGGGGTGAGTGACATACTCAGAGCAAAGGATAAATAGTAGCGAGGTAGTTAATTTCATTTACTCTGATCACATGACAAAGATGATCTAGTGTCGCAGAGTTTGTTTAGCAGAAATTACAAAGACATTAACTAGATAGGAGTAATCTTGTTCAGCTTGCCAGAAGAAGATAATACCTAAAATTCCAAGATGCCAAGCTTGTCAGCTCAGGCCTGGTGCTCCAAACCCACCTCGGCAGGGATTTGATGTTTTAGTACCTTTTCCATAAATTACAAAAGCATTATCACTAGTGTAAGTCATCACAAGTCTGTCTGTCAGGTCTTATTGGAGGGCTGGGCTGGTCTTgcactaatcacaaatacaCTTTCTTCATCTTTGTCATTAGTGAATTTCAGTAATGACAAAGACGGTCTTGCAATCGGTGAAAGGAGTTACAAGCACGTCAAATCAGCTGTGCATTTGTTGACTTGGTTCAAATTAATAAGGCGCTGGCATATGGTTATGAAACTTTTATTGgtgatacagtcaaacatggataactcggccacggatagctcgaaaacatggttaattcgaacggtttctttggtccgttcccacgtaatgataaattgctatagataactcgaactcaacactgttaattcgaactgtttttttgcccaacggctaccgaaacagttgttatcgctttagaaaatcactttattcaaagccatagaggtaaacctcatcttttcgtaattcataagcgttgttattaccaccatcggcaaaataattttgtcaacgacttttctaaaggtttggtcaaatttgatttatactgctatacgattaatagcacgggcttgccgggtcacgcgcgcaaggattttcgccacgcacatacaaaacaaaaacagcatgttgttttgtatgtgcgtggcgaaaatccttgagtgcgtgacccggctagcccgtgacgaatagttttccgacgttgattccgtgttgaatcaacgtcggagtgttgaatgtttaaaacgtcttaacattgtttttattaaacgtatacgttgtcattgctaaaaaactattcatcgtttgacctaaacacagaatacgtgtgtacattcaataactatccattcaaaaagcgtaagtgatatacaatgtaccgttaaacctcgtaaaacttttaattgaactgcctcggagtgttgctcttaacgaatcccaggtaaagtaagggatttttctttggtaactttttcttgaagttgcataaacttcaagaaaactcggcaaaattgatcgtgggtaaaacgctcaaaagaaaaagatgtcttttcttttgagcatttcaacaacgatcaagttttgccaatgtcaatctaaaaaaaacgtcctggcaataacatcacctcaaacaacaaaccaatctcaagtgatagaaaaatctctatactttttgataaaaacgttttaaactttacattagaagcatttaatttgaaacaagccatttgtgcttttgatttatattatagtttgcatatgtacatgtatctactaataaataagtaaatacatggacttgtgacagtgctctgataacttgaatgctctgataattcgaacacttttgctcggtcccgtgaagttcgagttatccatgtttgactgtattttgtgtTTTGATCATCTGTGATCGGTTTTTTTGTGAGCCGTCCCTCAAAGATTAAATATGATgtctaagtagcttattgtaaaCAGAGACTGCGCATGTTTTTAAGAACTTTGTTGTCCGAAAAGAGGTT
Coding sequences within:
- the LOC137401542 gene encoding putative choline-phosphate cytidylyltransferase isoform X2; the protein is MATSESFVDSDSDEGTMSTKRRKVVPSPQVTMNGQHMNTPELLAELEMLRAMVDKQARAAPFSDDPEGIQANLQTDYSIKISLKDAKAGNVPRRVRVYADGIYDMFHSGHARQLKQVKELIPNAYLIVGVVNDELTQFMKGRTVMNETERYEAVRHCRYVDEVKRDAPWCCSDEFLKANKFDFLAHDDAPYVSKDSDDVYAFAKERGMFLATQRTEGISTTDVIARIIKDYDVYVRRNLSRGYSREELNVGYLRAKRIEVGGKLDAWKGKTTDFIQNWSERSGEFVQNFMANFQGTGPLNNWLMEGGRRVRDAFSPSTSPTPEEEENEDDFSD
- the LOC137401542 gene encoding choline-phosphate cytidylyltransferase B-like isoform X4 — its product is MVSPSICQPGDSDEGTMSTKRRKVVPSPQVTMNGQHMNTPELLAELEMLRAMVDKQARAAPFSDDPEGIQANLQTDYSIKISLKDAKAGNVVNDELTQFMKGRTVMNETERYEAVRHCRYVDEVKRDAPWCCSDEFLKANKFDFLAHDDAPYVSKDSDDVYAFAKERGMFLATQRTEGISTTDVIARIIKDYDVYVRRNLSRGYSREELNVGYLRAKRIEVGGKLDAWKGKTTDFIQNWSERSGEFVQNFMANFQGTGPLNNWLMEGGRRVRDAFSPSTSPTPEEEENEDDFSD
- the LOC137401542 gene encoding putative choline-phosphate cytidylyltransferase isoform X3, coding for MSTKRRKVVPSPQVTMNGQHMNTPELLAELEMLRAMVDKQARAAPFSDDPEGIQANLQTDYSIKISLKDAKAGNVPRRVRVYADGIYDMFHSGHARQLKQVKELIPNAYLIVGVVNDELTQFMKGRTVMNETERYEAVRHCRYVDEVKRDAPWCCSDEFLKANKFDFLAHDDAPYVSKDSDDVYAFAKERGMFLATQRTEGISTTDVIARIIKDYDVYVRRNLSRGYSREELNVGYLRAKRIEVGGKLDAWKGKTTDFIQNWSERSGEFVQNFMANFQGTGPLNNWLMEGGRRVRDAFSPSTSPTPEEEENEDDFSD
- the LOC137401542 gene encoding putative choline-phosphate cytidylyltransferase isoform X1, producing the protein MVSPSICQPGDSDEGTMSTKRRKVVPSPQVTMNGQHMNTPELLAELEMLRAMVDKQARAAPFSDDPEGIQANLQTDYSIKISLKDAKAGNVPRRVRVYADGIYDMFHSGHARQLKQVKELIPNAYLIVGVVNDELTQFMKGRTVMNETERYEAVRHCRYVDEVKRDAPWCCSDEFLKANKFDFLAHDDAPYVSKDSDDVYAFAKERGMFLATQRTEGISTTDVIARIIKDYDVYVRRNLSRGYSREELNVGYLRAKRIEVGGKLDAWKGKTTDFIQNWSERSGEFVQNFMANFQGTGPLNNWLMEGGRRVRDAFSPSTSPTPEEEENEDDFSD